GGTCTAGGTTACTAGTCCACTATATGATTTTTCTTTGATAAATTAGTTTGATTCTATAGAAGTAGAGTCATCTGCGTAAGAAGGTTCCGATCGGGGTACTTTGCACCCCAGCTCATAGATTGTGAGTGGGTTAGTGATTGCTGTGTTTAGTTAGTCTTCAGTAGAGGTAAGAATTCTTATACTTGGtcatcaatataaatatatatacatgtttATTGATTTGTACCGTTAGATATGCATCGCAAAATTTACATGGATAGATTTAGCTTGGAATGTGATGGTAtgttttatatgattttcagtACGAATATACTTGTATGGTTATTTTATATATCAGACATTGAAAACATGATTATGTAAATAATGATATCTTGAATTTGAGAGATATGCATTGTATAAGTGAAAATTGATTTGACAAGAATAACATGTAAATTAGACGAATAAAATATAATTCGGACTAACCTCGtcatgggatagcctccacgagcttatgcatgggatagcctccatgagcttatgcgtgggatagcctccccAAACTTATGCGTGGAATAACCGTCACGAGCTTTTGTGTGGGATAGCcttcacgagcttatgcgtagaatAGCCTTCATGAGCTTATGCGTGAGATAGCTTCCACGGATTTACGCGTGGGATTTTGTTTAGCAGTCTTAGATTGGGTTATGATCTTGCTTAGTCCAAAGCTAGAAAAATATTGCTATGAAACCTGAAAATCAAGTTAATGAGAAACAAATGACATAACAAAAGAAACTGTTGTTGAATAATTGGttaaatttgatatatatatatatatatgtgtgtgtatgtgtgtgtgtgtgtgtgtgtgtgtgtttcttTAGTAAGGTAATAATGATAGCTTATGTGCATGTTATTTGCATGAGCTTTTCCAATATTGATATGGTATTCATTTTATCTGGTATTGTTCACttgattattttcttattacttaTGGCGTAGCGGTTCgaaattcttactgggctgaaaAAGCTCATATTCTTTTTTACAATTTTTTCAGTCATAGAAGACGTAGTTTTGAATGGAAGGGACATGAAGTTTGTGCAACTAGTAGTTAGTTAGCTAGTTATCTCTATTATTTTTCTGATACCGATGGACATCTGAATCTTTGCAATTGAACTAGTTGATTATTTAATGTTGGTGGTTTTATTAGATTGATTGGATTATAATTGTTGGTATTATGTGGATATTGTACATCTTAGGCCATACATGATCTCTAGGGCTTCGCTTTAGGGATTATGTGGCCGTGTCACATGGTCGACTCAAGAGaggggttcggggcgtgacaaaaaTCCAGACAAGGTGAGGGTTAAACATTTGAAAATGAATTGTTTAATCTAGGATTAAGGGGGTGTGGAAGGATTTGTTTATCTCTGTCAGTAACTATCCTACGGAGGTATCTTAATTTGGGCTCGACTTGTATCCTCATAGTAATTGTGTAGCTTCTATTTTTAGTGGTTTTACTTTCTTTGTGAGATAATGATAATTCTTAGGTGGTTCCAAAATACCTAACAGGACTAAGTTGTGCTATTTCTTAGACTAGGGGATCACCAATGGCAATGGAAATGGTGAAATGTTGACGTTAAAGAAAAGCCCAGATATAATCATGAGGGGTCTATAGCAATTTGAGATTCAGAAAGTCATAGGATTTTAGTATTGgagaaattaaaatatataattcagGTTTGAACCTGATTTCAAACTTCTAGTAAATCTATCTTGATATCATACAGATAAGGCAGCAGAATTATACAAAAGAGcctttatgtaaaaataaattgaacttcaGATGAAATAGTTCTGTTTTTTTAATTGAcctgaagaagaaaaagagaaaaaacaagGTTTGTTATTGTAGTTGCTGCTGTGACAGAGGAAAAGGAAGATTAATGAGAAAAGAAATCAAGGAAGGAGAgatagaaagaaagaagcaaTCTACCAtgaaaaagaagatttaaatatTCAATTTAAACATACAGTAGTTTTAATTTATTTGGTGCATGAGAACCAAGATCCCTTGCTCATATCTTCTCTTCCTGCAACTTTAGACCACTGTGGTATCTCAAATATTTTTGTCAATGAGATTTCTGCTTCGTCTAGTTCTACTGTTGTAGTCTATCTTAAGAAGGGAATTCATTGCGCTGTGTCTGTTAATTATCACATAACTAAAAATCCATAAGACAACATTATCCTTAAAGTATAAATGATAAGATAGGGATCAAATTCAAGTGAGGATACAATAAAGAGAGGGGAAAATGCATGGCAAACAATGTCAAACAACTGGATATCAATGCATGAAGCAGAAGTGAAATTAGCAGCATTCTTAAGTTCTTAATTACCCTGTTCTGATGAAAAGACCACTTCTTATACAGGGTGCAGTGTGCTACAAAAGCTTTAACAGAACCAAATATATGGCAAGATCTCATTCGATATGAACTTTTATTCTACCATTAGTGGTAAATTATAAGAAATTTAGGGATCAACGAAGCACACGAGCAATGCGATAGCAAAATCAAAACAAGTCAAACGCGTTCTCTTTTTTTAACACAAAGTAATGCATCGTTAACCATCGAATAATTATTGAAGCACcagagaaagaaaagctcacctCTGCCAGCTTCCTGCAGAAGGAAAAACTAATCTGGCGATCACCAACatcatctttggattccttcAAATCAGAGATCTTATCTTCTTTTCCCAAACCGGTTCTGCAAACTTCGAACTTTAATGCAACCATCCCCTGACCAAAATTCTGCTTCCCAACTACGTACTTACCATGTGAGCTTCCATCATCGGTAGCATCCTCTATACACAATTGGAGAGAAACGGTCCCCCGATCACCAGTGCCCAAAATATTCTGAATCGTGTATAGCAAAACCTGAAGTATTCGCCTCTCATCCCCGAGCACTGGTCCAGGATTACCTCCGGAGACATGGAATTCAAAGGATACACCTCGACAAGCACACAAAAGCCTCGACACGCTCACAACCTCCTCGACCACTGACCGAACGTGAAAGGGCCGCAATCTCAGCTCCACTTTACCCTGCTCGAACCTACTGACGCCAGCAGCTTCCTCGATGAGGGAGGACAGGACGAGCCCCGCTTTCACCATGGCAAGCTGCTCCGTGCTCAAATTCTCCAGCTGCAATGCTGACAAGAGTGCCGCCACCAAACGGATGGGCCCGACGACCTCTCGAGTCATCACGCTCTGAAGGGACTTCCGGGCCTCTTTCGTCATCAGTGCCTCGCGGTGGGCTCGGTCGAGAGCCAGGTTCTGCTCCACGAGCTTTTCCCTCATCAGCAGGGACTCTTCCAGGACGGCGGCATGGGAGAGGGCCATGGCCACCTGGTCGGCGACCACCTCCACGACGTCGACCTCGTCGGTCGTCCAGACCCTGTTCCCACCGATGGGAAGCACGAGGAAGAGAATGGCATACGACTCCTCCACGAGCTCCGGCATGCCCTCGTTGAACTTGGACACTCGAGGCAGCCGCATTCGGATCGCGGCCACCGGGCCGACGGGCTCCGACTCAGTGGCTCGGACCAGATTGGAGTTCGGGTCGAGTGTCAAGACCTCCTCCCTTGTGATGATCTCGGCGACGTCGGAGTCGGCAGTGGGGATCGAGACTTTTTGGTGGCGGTGGTGGTGGTCGAGACGACGGCGGTTGAGGTGGTGGGTAAGGGAGAGCGAATCGGGGGAGGTGGGCATCCAGATGGCGCAGTCGTGGAGGGAGAGGGCGTCGGCGAGGTGGACGAGGGCGGTGTCGAGGATGGTTTGGCGGTCGAGGGAGCGGCGGATCTCGGCGGTGAGCAAGCGGACGCGCCAGGTGGCAGCCTCCTGGCGGCGCATGCGGCCGAGGTCGTGGCCGAGGTCGCGGGCCTTCTGGCGAAGGAGGCCATCGCGCACGAAGAGGCGGAGGAGCTGTGGGATGATGGGGAGGAGGGTGACGGCGGTGGCGAGAGAGACGAGGGCGGTGAGTAGCTTGAGGACgacgagggagaggaggaggaagaaggaatgGGGGGCGTAGGTGAGGGCGGCGACCAGGTGGGTGAGGCCGCAGAGAACGATGAAGGCGCCGAACTGGAGGATGAGCCAGCGGAAAGGGAAGATGGCGGAGCACGTGACGAAGTAGAAGAGCTCCAACGGTATCGA
The Phoenix dactylifera cultivar Barhee BC4 chromosome 3, palm_55x_up_171113_PBpolish2nd_filt_p, whole genome shotgun sequence DNA segment above includes these coding regions:
- the LOC103715679 gene encoding ethylene receptor 2-like, yielding MRSSSSWSWSFARCGGCEENPTSLWTLENVLQCQKVSDFLIALAYFSIPLELFYFVTCSAIFPFRWLILQFGAFIVLCGLTHLVAALTYAPHSFFLLLSLVVLKLLTALVSLATAVTLLPIIPQLLRLFVRDGLLRQKARDLGHDLGRMRRQEAATWRVRLLTAEIRRSLDRQTILDTALVHLADALSLHDCAIWMPTSPDSLSLTHHLNRRRLDHHHRHQKVSIPTADSDVAEIITREEVLTLDPNSNLVRATESEPVGPVAAIRMRLPRVSKFNEGMPELVEESYAILFLVLPIGGNRVWTTDEVDVVEVVADQVAMALSHAAVLEESLLMREKLVEQNLALDRAHREALMTKEARKSLQSVMTREVVGPIRLVAALLSALQLENLSTEQLAMVKAGLVLSSLIEEAAGVSRFEQGKVELRLRPFHVRSVVEEVVSVSRLLCACRGVSFEFHVSGGNPGPVLGDERRILQVLLYTIQNILGTGDRGTVSLQLCIEDATDDGSSHGKYVVGKQNFGQGMVALKFEVCRTGLGKEDKISDLKESKDDVGDRQISFSFCRKLAELMHGRISVSNTSASLQKNMELLIRVQHERSGEGFVWPRYMDIEATRCPFKGMRILLADNDCYNVYLTRKLLGKFGCHLSIVSSRYHCLEMLYLKRNQFHLLLIDMQVFEEDRHELFAHIKKNCTENRPLIVALTPNADRNAREQCLHNGIHGVICKPVILQDMVDELHRITQGTQSSLPLW